GCGAACTGGGGCGGGCCGAGCTGGTCCGCGCCATTGCCCGGCACACCCGTGCCGTTCACGATCATGCCTTTCGCTACCTGCTCGTCGACCGCGCGGGCAAGCGGCTGGCCGGGACATTGCCGCTCGCGGCGCGCAGGGTCGGCTGGGGGGAGGTGGAGATCGTTACCCATGCCGGGCGCGTGCGGGTTCTGGCCAATGGCGTGACCCTGGCCGACGGCGCAGTGCTGGTGGTGGGCGGCGACATGGAAGACTTGCGGCAACTGCGCGACGAGTTGATCGGCTTTACCGCCTTGTGGGGCGGCGGCATCGTGCTGCTCGCGCTGGTCGGCGGGCTCTGGGCCGGAACGGTGTTCCTGCGCCGTCTTGACCAGACGAACGAGGCCATCGACCGAATCGTCAAGGGCGCCCTGTCCGAGCGCTTGCCACGGTTTGGCATCAGCCCCGAGTTCGACCGGTTGACCGCCAATCTTAACACCATGCTCGAACGCATCGACGGGCTGGTCGCGGGGCTGCGGCAGGTTTCGGTCGATGTCGCGCATGACCTGCGCACCCCGCTCACCCGCCTGCGCCATCGCATCGAGGGGCTGCTCGACCAACCCGAGCCGGGGCCTGGCGATCGGGTTGGGCTGGAGGATCAGGTCGCCGCCTGCCTTGCCCAGATCGACGAGATCATCCGCATCTTTTCCTCGCTCCTGCGCATCGCCGCGCTCGAAAACCACGAGGCGCGTGCCCATTTTGCGCCGGTCGATCTCAGCGCGCTGCTGGCCCGGCTCGGCGCGGTCTATGGCCCGGCGGTCGAGGACGAGGGGCGCCATTTGCACCTCGCCCTCGACGAGGGCGTCTG
The genomic region above belongs to Novosphingobium sp. IK01 and contains:
- a CDS encoding ATP-binding protein, with the protein product MRRPDRRALPNRALSSGAFRFAGLMAGISALGSMLLLVAVAMVTNHAIAEGLSDAVATETGILVGEDRELGRAELVRAIARHTRAVHDHAFRYLLVDRAGKRLAGTLPLAARRVGWGEVEIVTHAGRVRVLANGVTLADGAVLVVGGDMEDLRQLRDELIGFTALWGGGIVLLALVGGLWAGTVFLRRLDQTNEAIDRIVKGALSERLPRFGISPEFDRLTANLNTMLERIDGLVAGLRQVSVDVAHDLRTPLTRLRHRIEGLLDQPEPGPGDRVGLEDQVAACLAQIDEIIRIFSSLLRIAALENHEARAHFAPVDLSALLARLGAVYGPAVEDEGRHLHLALDEGVCAEGDGDLLAQAITNLIENATRHTPAGSRITVRLLRPEQAASGPVVVVEDDGPGVPEDQRERVLQRFVRLDASRSTPGSGLGLALVAAIVRLHGGDLRLEDGDEGTGTKMGRGLRVVIRLAGRGLA